In Deferribacter autotrophicus, a single genomic region encodes these proteins:
- a CDS encoding YceD family protein, with protein MKVYFEQITIDGIDVDTAFEFDDFSSHITVENFNGKLYPIKNAYFLDGNVVFSVEDKCDRCAETFKKQFSERIQVEIVRNKINEEDEEEEIELSEEDLSYYTIIEDFIDIDEIVKEEVALLKPIKWLCSESCKGICPGCGADLNKEKCRCQGASVDPRFEILKKLKK; from the coding sequence ATGAAAGTATATTTTGAACAAATCACTATTGATGGAATAGATGTTGATACAGCATTTGAGTTTGATGATTTTTCATCACATATTACCGTCGAAAATTTTAACGGAAAGCTATACCCAATTAAAAATGCCTATTTCCTTGATGGAAATGTTGTTTTCTCAGTAGAGGATAAATGCGACAGGTGCGCTGAAACATTTAAGAAACAGTTCAGTGAAAGGATTCAGGTAGAAATAGTGAGAAATAAAATCAATGAAGAAGATGAAGAGGAAGAGATTGAATTGAGCGAAGAGGATTTATCATATTACACTATTATAGAAGACTTCATAGATATAGATGAAATAGTTAAAGAAGAAGTCGCTTTGTTAAAACCAATAAAATGGTTATGCAGCGAAAGCTGCAAAGGGATATGTCCTGGCTGCGGAGCTGATCTAAACAAAGAAAAGTGTAGATGCCAGGGGGCTAGCGTAGATCCAAGATTTGAAATTTTAAAAAAACTGAAAAAATAA
- the rpmF gene encoding 50S ribosomal protein L32, with translation MGVPKKKTTRMKKGHRRSHHHVTPNAYVKCDNCGELKLPHVVCPSCGYYKKVQVIETTEF, from the coding sequence ATGGGTGTTCCTAAGAAAAAAACCACAAGAATGAAAAAAGGGCATAGAAGAAGCCATCACCATGTTACACCAAATGCTTATGTAAAATGTGACAATTGTGGTGAGCTCAAACTTCCTCATGTAGTATGCCCTTCATGTGGCTACTACAAAAAAGTACAGGTTATAGAAACAACAGAATTTTAA
- the plsX gene encoding phosphate acyltransferase PlsX, with amino-acid sequence MRIVVDAMGGDHAPREIVKGAALAAAEYDIHVILVGDQTLIYQELKKLKDYPKEKISVIHAEEAITMDDLPSVAVRRKRKSSIHEGLKLVKKGEGRAFFSAGNTGAVMACAKLILRPLEGVDRPAIGAVLPNAKGHSVILDIGANVDCKPLHYLQFAIMGSAYAKFVFDKENPTVGLLSIGEEDLKGNESTKNAFNILKESPIINFIGNVEGKELYKGKSDVIVCDGFAGNIALKVSESAAWYIGKLLKEELTKNFIRKIGAFLLKPAFKALKKRADYTEYGGAPLLGVNGVCIIGHGSSNANAVKNGIRVAYELAEKRINLYIERNIQDSLKRLKVDKVESFWNNIKDKFKKITSE; translated from the coding sequence ATGCGAATTGTAGTTGATGCTATGGGGGGTGATCACGCCCCTCGCGAAATTGTTAAAGGTGCTGCTTTAGCTGCTGCTGAATATGATATTCATGTTATACTAGTAGGAGATCAAACCTTAATTTACCAGGAACTAAAAAAACTAAAAGATTACCCTAAAGAAAAGATTTCTGTTATTCATGCAGAAGAAGCCATAACTATGGATGATTTACCCTCTGTAGCTGTCAGGAGAAAGAGAAAATCTTCAATACATGAGGGACTTAAACTTGTAAAAAAGGGAGAAGGCAGAGCTTTTTTTAGTGCTGGAAATACCGGCGCTGTGATGGCTTGTGCAAAACTTATTTTACGACCACTGGAAGGTGTAGATAGACCTGCTATTGGAGCTGTGTTACCAAATGCTAAAGGGCATTCAGTAATTCTTGACATTGGTGCCAATGTGGATTGTAAACCCCTACATTATCTACAGTTTGCCATAATGGGTTCTGCCTATGCAAAGTTTGTCTTTGACAAAGAAAATCCTACAGTGGGACTTTTAAGTATCGGTGAAGAAGATTTAAAAGGGAACGAAAGCACAAAAAACGCCTTTAACATACTAAAAGAATCCCCTATTATAAACTTTATAGGAAATGTTGAAGGTAAAGAGCTTTATAAAGGCAAATCTGACGTCATTGTATGTGACGGCTTTGCAGGTAATATCGCTCTTAAAGTAAGTGAATCGGCAGCATGGTACATAGGAAAACTTTTAAAAGAAGAATTAACAAAAAATTTTATTAGAAAAATAGGCGCCTTTTTATTAAAACCCGCCTTTAAAGCACTGAAAAAAAGAGCTGATTATACAGAATATGGTGGCGCACCACTGTTAGGTGTAAATGGTGTATGTATCATAGGTCACGGGAGTTCCAATGCAAATGCAGTGAAAAATGGAATTAGGGTAGCTTACGAACTTGCAGAAAAAAGAATTAACCTCTACATAGAAAGAAACATTCAGGATTCTTTAAAAAGATTAAAAGTTGACAAAGTTGAATCTTTTTGGAACAATATCAAAGACAAATTTAAAAAGATCACATCAGAGTAG
- a CDS encoding beta-ketoacyl-ACP synthase III, with protein sequence MNCYSRIIGTGSYFPSKILTNKDLEKFVDTSDEWIVTRTGIKERRISEDESTSEMAHKASLAAIESAGISKENIDGIIVATCTPDSLVPSTACYLQGKLGIKGPFAFDINAACSGFIYALAIGDSLIKNNLAQNILIVGVERLSSILNWNDRSTCVLLGDGAGAVILSKSDEPGIRSILLYADGEYTGLLECKAGGSSFLAKRKELNIEDYLFFMKGNEVFKIAVRAMKDAAVAAVEKSGLNFEDIDYFIPHQANLRIIDAAAKRLNLSEDKVIITLDKFGNTSAASIPTALDIAVKSGKIKKGDNIVSAAFGGGLTWGSTVFTF encoded by the coding sequence ATGAACTGTTATTCAAGAATTATCGGGACAGGTTCGTACTTTCCTTCTAAAATACTTACCAACAAAGATCTTGAAAAATTTGTAGATACTTCAGATGAATGGATTGTAACACGTACCGGAATCAAGGAAAGACGTATCTCTGAAGATGAATCGACTAGTGAGATGGCTCATAAAGCCTCACTAGCTGCCATTGAATCTGCCGGGATCTCAAAAGAAAACATTGATGGTATAATTGTTGCTACTTGTACACCTGACTCTTTAGTCCCTTCCACAGCATGTTACTTGCAGGGAAAACTTGGGATAAAAGGCCCTTTTGCCTTTGATATCAATGCTGCTTGCTCTGGTTTCATTTATGCACTTGCAATTGGCGATTCTTTAATAAAAAACAATTTAGCCCAAAACATATTAATCGTTGGAGTTGAAAGATTATCATCCATTTTAAACTGGAACGATAGAAGCACCTGCGTCCTTTTAGGTGATGGCGCCGGAGCTGTCATTTTATCAAAAAGTGATGAACCTGGTATCAGAAGTATTTTGCTCTATGCTGATGGAGAATACACAGGATTACTGGAATGCAAAGCAGGCGGTTCAAGTTTCCTTGCAAAACGTAAAGAATTGAATATAGAAGATTACCTATTCTTTATGAAAGGAAACGAAGTATTTAAAATTGCTGTTAGGGCAATGAAAGATGCTGCAGTGGCTGCCGTGGAAAAAAGTGGTTTGAACTTTGAAGATATAGATTATTTTATACCTCATCAAGCAAATTTACGAATTATTGATGCTGCAGCAAAAAGATTGAATTTAAGTGAAGATAAGGTAATTATTACTCTCGATAAATTTGGTAATACATCTGCTGCATCTATTCCCACAGCTTTAGATATTGCAGTGAAATCAGGGAAGATTAAAAAAGGAGATAATATCGTCTCAGCAGCATTCGGTGGTGGTCTCACCTGGGGCTCCACAGTATTTACATTCTAA
- the fabD gene encoding ACP S-malonyltransferase, whose translation MSKIAIVFPGQGSQFVGMGKDFYDKFDSYKHFVEKADKLLNYSLSKLMFDGPEEELKLTFNTQPALLTMSIGIYNIIKDKFEPDGFAGHSLGEYSAVVAAGGLSFEDALLAVHNRGKFMQEAVPVGIGAMAAVIGANTENVESLCNEISKENYIVEPANYNSPNQLVVAGHKEAVDEFITRAKEIGAKRVVKLPVSAPFHCSLMKPAEEKMAEYLMNTKISDLKKPVYNNVSAQKELLADEVRDALIKQVSSPVKWTQLITNMIEDGFTTFIEVGAGNVLTGLIKKINRQVKTINVSKVNDLEKLEEI comes from the coding sequence ATGAGTAAAATAGCAATTGTTTTCCCAGGTCAAGGATCGCAATTTGTAGGAATGGGTAAAGATTTTTATGATAAATTTGATAGCTATAAACATTTTGTTGAAAAAGCCGACAAGCTACTCAATTACAGTTTATCCAAATTAATGTTTGATGGTCCAGAAGAAGAATTAAAACTAACATTTAACACCCAACCAGCTCTACTCACAATGAGTATCGGGATTTACAACATAATTAAAGATAAATTTGAGCCTGACGGCTTTGCAGGACATTCTCTTGGAGAATACTCTGCTGTCGTGGCAGCAGGTGGCCTTTCTTTTGAAGATGCTCTTTTAGCAGTACACAATAGAGGAAAATTCATGCAAGAAGCTGTCCCTGTCGGAATAGGTGCAATGGCTGCTGTTATTGGAGCAAATACTGAAAATGTGGAATCACTTTGCAATGAAATATCAAAAGAAAATTATATAGTAGAACCTGCAAACTACAATTCACCAAATCAGTTAGTAGTAGCAGGCCATAAGGAAGCCGTTGACGAATTTATTACAAGGGCAAAAGAGATAGGTGCAAAACGAGTGGTAAAACTGCCGGTAAGCGCACCATTTCACTGTTCCTTGATGAAACCTGCCGAAGAGAAAATGGCTGAGTATTTAATGAACACAAAAATTTCCGACTTAAAAAAACCTGTTTACAATAATGTTTCTGCACAAAAAGAGCTACTAGCTGATGAAGTCAGGGATGCACTAATTAAACAGGTATCATCTCCCGTTAAATGGACTCAACTGATAACAAACATGATTGAAGATGGATTCACAACTTTTATTGAAGTGGGTGCAGGAAATGTGTTGACAGGATTGATAAAAAAAATTAACAGACAAGTCAAAACAATTAATGTTTCAAAAGTGAATGACCTCGAAAAATTGGAGGAAATATGA
- the fabG gene encoding 3-oxoacyl-[acyl-carrier-protein] reductase codes for MSFKDKVVLVTGGSRGIGKAIAIKFGELGCKVAINYNQNKDKALEVADYINKNCDGICKIYQCNVTKEEDVKKMVSEIEKELGSVDILVNNAGITKDNIILRLKEQDFDDVFDVNIKGAFFCIKAVSRGMMKKRYGKIINISSVVGFTGNIGQSNYVVTKSGLIGLTKSVALELSSRGIRVNAVAPGFIETEMTESLPDDVKKVMLEKIPLGYFGKPEDVANAVVFLASEEADYITGTTIHVNGGMYLP; via the coding sequence ATGAGCTTCAAAGATAAAGTGGTTCTTGTTACTGGGGGATCAAGAGGTATTGGTAAAGCTATCGCCATAAAATTTGGTGAATTAGGGTGCAAAGTTGCCATAAATTATAATCAAAATAAGGACAAAGCTCTTGAAGTAGCGGATTATATAAATAAAAATTGTGATGGGATTTGCAAAATTTATCAATGTAATGTTACAAAGGAAGAAGATGTAAAAAAAATGGTATCAGAGATTGAAAAAGAGCTTGGCTCAGTGGATATTTTAGTAAATAATGCAGGAATAACAAAAGATAATATTATTCTAAGATTAAAAGAGCAGGACTTTGATGATGTTTTTGATGTAAATATTAAAGGGGCTTTTTTCTGCATCAAAGCTGTAAGTAGAGGGATGATGAAAAAACGTTACGGCAAAATCATCAATATAAGCAGTGTAGTTGGTTTCACCGGAAACATTGGACAATCAAATTATGTAGTTACAAAAAGTGGCTTAATTGGCCTTACTAAAAGCGTTGCTTTAGAATTATCATCAAGAGGTATTAGAGTAAACGCAGTAGCTCCAGGCTTCATAGAAACAGAAATGACAGAGTCACTACCTGATGATGTTAAAAAAGTGATGCTTGAAAAAATACCTCTTGGGTATTTTGGTAAACCTGAAGATGTAGCAAATGCTGTAGTTTTTCTTGCATCTGAAGAAGCCGATTATATAACAGGAACAACAATTCATGTAAACGGTGGTATGTATTTACCTTAA
- the acpP gene encoding acyl carrier protein — protein sequence MADIEARVKKIIAEQLNIDESEIKPESSFVDDLGADSLDTVELIMAFEEEFGMEIPDEEAEKIKTVQDAINYIKEHME from the coding sequence ATGGCAGATATTGAAGCAAGAGTAAAAAAAATCATTGCTGAGCAACTCAACATTGATGAATCAGAGATCAAACCAGAATCTTCTTTCGTTGATGATTTAGGTGCTGATTCTCTTGATACTGTTGAGTTAATTATGGCATTTGAAGAAGAATTTGGGATGGAAATCCCAGACGAAGAAGCAGAAAAAATTAAAACTGTCCAAGATGCTATAAACTACATCAAAGAACATATGGAATAA
- the fabF gene encoding beta-ketoacyl-ACP synthase II, with translation MKKRVVITGIGLVTPIGIGVDENWQGLLSCKSGVGQLTKFDASEFPVKIAAEVKNLTPENYVDKKDVKRFDEFIVFALVAAELASRDAGLNFDNIEHEEAGAIIGSGIGGFQTIEEQHEIYLNKGYRRVSPFFIPSAIINMASGAISIRYGLKGPNSSVVTACATGSHAVGDAFKIIQRGDAKIMFAGGAESAITPLAVAGFANMKALSKRNDEPEKASRPFDKDRDGFVMGEGAGILILEELEHALKRNAKIYAEVVGYGMTGDAYHITAPDESGDGAVRAMKMAIKDAGINPEDVDYINAHGTSTPYNDAIETRAIKTVFGEHAYKLMVSSTKSMTGHLLGAAGSVEAAYCALALKNGMIPATINLDEPDPECDLDYVPNKPKTANIKYALSNSFGFGGTNACLLLKKYE, from the coding sequence GTGAAAAAAAGAGTAGTTATCACTGGTATTGGTCTTGTAACTCCTATAGGAATTGGAGTAGATGAAAATTGGCAAGGACTTTTATCTTGTAAATCTGGAGTTGGTCAACTCACAAAGTTTGATGCCTCAGAATTCCCTGTAAAAATTGCAGCAGAGGTAAAAAATTTAACTCCTGAAAATTATGTGGACAAAAAGGATGTAAAACGTTTCGATGAATTCATTGTTTTTGCACTTGTAGCAGCTGAATTAGCATCAAGAGATGCTGGCTTAAATTTTGATAATATAGAACATGAAGAAGCTGGTGCAATAATTGGATCAGGCATTGGTGGTTTCCAGACCATTGAAGAACAACATGAAATTTATCTTAATAAAGGATATAGACGTGTATCACCTTTTTTTATCCCTTCTGCAATTATCAATATGGCCAGTGGTGCTATCTCTATTAGGTATGGTCTTAAAGGACCAAACAGTAGTGTTGTAACAGCCTGCGCTACAGGTTCACATGCTGTAGGTGATGCTTTTAAAATTATTCAGCGTGGTGATGCAAAAATTATGTTTGCTGGCGGTGCTGAAAGCGCCATTACACCATTAGCTGTTGCTGGCTTTGCAAACATGAAAGCCCTTTCAAAAAGAAATGATGAACCGGAAAAAGCAAGCAGACCTTTTGATAAGGATAGAGACGGCTTTGTAATGGGAGAAGGTGCAGGAATTTTAATTTTAGAAGAACTAGAACATGCTTTGAAGAGAAATGCAAAAATATATGCTGAAGTTGTAGGATACGGAATGACTGGGGATGCCTACCATATCACTGCTCCTGATGAATCTGGTGATGGTGCTGTAAGAGCAATGAAAATGGCCATTAAAGATGCAGGAATTAACCCAGAAGATGTTGATTATATTAATGCACATGGTACATCCACACCTTATAATGATGCAATTGAAACAAGAGCAATAAAAACTGTTTTTGGTGAACATGCTTATAAACTAATGGTGAGCTCAACAAAATCTATGACGGGTCACCTTCTAGGTGCTGCAGGTAGTGTTGAAGCAGCATACTGTGCTCTGGCACTCAAAAATGGAATGATACCAGCTACAATAAATTTAGATGAACCTGACCCAGAGTGTGACCTGGATTATGTACCAAACAAACCAAAAACAGCAAATATTAAATACGCTCTTAGCAATTCTTTTGGTTTTGGTGGAACAAACGCCTGTCTCTTGTTAAAGAAATATGAATAA
- the rnc gene encoding ribonuclease III, which translates to MNNYEQLEKIIGYSFNSKSLLLEAITHSSYAYEKKLKKNYERLEFLGDAVLQLIITEYMIIKYKDLNEGVLSQYRSFFVSEDFISEIAKKINLYNFIRLGKGEIVTGGNRKPSLLADTFESLLAAVYLDGGYNEARRIVLELMSDLIDEYIQGKKVIDPKTELQKITQKEFGYLPEYRIVKEEGPEHDKVFTVEVKLHNCTFLGTGKNKKKAEMDAAKKALDHIQSIVKAD; encoded by the coding sequence ATGAATAATTACGAGCAGTTAGAAAAAATCATAGGCTATTCTTTTAATTCAAAGTCTCTTTTATTGGAGGCTATTACTCATTCATCTTATGCCTATGAAAAAAAATTAAAGAAAAATTATGAGCGTTTAGAATTTCTAGGTGACGCAGTATTACAGTTGATTATTACCGAATATATGATAATAAAGTATAAAGATTTAAATGAAGGTGTACTTTCCCAATATAGATCCTTTTTTGTAAGCGAAGATTTTATCAGCGAAATAGCAAAAAAAATTAATCTATATAACTTTATAAGGCTTGGTAAAGGTGAGATTGTAACTGGTGGAAATAGAAAGCCATCGCTTCTTGCAGATACCTTTGAATCACTTTTGGCTGCTGTTTATTTAGATGGTGGATACAATGAGGCAAGAAGAATAGTTCTTGAGCTTATGTCTGACCTGATTGACGAATATATACAAGGAAAGAAGGTTATTGATCCTAAAACAGAATTGCAGAAGATTACTCAGAAAGAATTTGGTTATTTGCCTGAATATAGAATTGTAAAGGAAGAAGGTCCTGAGCATGACAAAGTTTTTACTGTAGAAGTAAAATTGCATAACTGCACTTTTTTAGGCACTGGCAAAAATAAGAAAAAAGCAGAAATGGATGCAGCAAAAAAAGCATTAGATCATATTCAATCAATTGTAAAAGCTGACTAA
- a CDS encoding radical SAM protein: MSKYNILPIFIPFQGCPRKCIFCDQNIISGTNIKDFKKDILEQFEFYKKLKDSWDEIAFYGGSFNYLSDDKRAFLYELTKQIDVKQVRISAYPKRFDKNFIKELQSNNVKTVELGIQSFSDDVLKKNRRFYTKDDVLNTITLLSKNGFNIGIQLMVGMYGESLEDILLNLNYLSNLKYKFLRIYPTVVLKSTHLAKLLKEKFSLNFTFPEVLAISTIYLISAIKLGATVLRVGLHNQSKIEDNIVGGYFHPSFGDIVKTFAIYLYCKITTHKPKLFKNFPNYKGIIAKTWDIEYTNEVNFKSIADQVWGMYIENNRWFTERVIFKIAEEFWGKTYQR; encoded by the coding sequence ATGTCTAAATATAACATTCTCCCCATTTTTATCCCTTTTCAGGGTTGTCCCAGAAAGTGTATTTTTTGTGACCAAAATATAATCTCTGGCACAAATATCAAAGACTTTAAAAAAGATATTCTAGAACAATTTGAGTTTTATAAAAAGTTAAAAGATAGTTGGGATGAAATAGCTTTTTATGGTGGAAGTTTCAATTACTTGTCTGATGATAAAAGAGCTTTTCTTTATGAATTAACTAAGCAAATCGATGTTAAACAAGTGAGAATATCTGCATACCCAAAAAGATTTGATAAAAATTTTATAAAAGAGCTTCAAAGTAATAATGTTAAAACTGTTGAACTCGGTATTCAGAGTTTCTCTGATGATGTCTTAAAAAAAAATAGACGATTTTACACAAAAGATGACGTATTAAACACAATAACTCTTTTAAGCAAAAATGGCTTTAACATTGGTATCCAGTTAATGGTAGGAATGTATGGTGAATCATTGGAAGATATTTTATTAAATCTGAATTATCTTTCTAATTTGAAATACAAGTTCTTAAGGATATATCCCACAGTCGTTTTAAAAAGCACACATCTTGCAAAACTATTAAAAGAAAAATTTTCACTTAATTTTACATTTCCTGAAGTATTAGCTATTTCTACTATTTATCTGATTAGTGCAATTAAACTAGGCGCTACAGTTTTAAGAGTTGGCCTACATAATCAATCAAAAATTGAAGACAATATAGTGGGAGGCTATTTTCATCCATCTTTCGGTGATATTGTTAAAACCTTTGCGATATACCTCTACTGTAAAATTACGACACACAAACCAAAGCTTTTCAAAAACTTTCCTAATTATAAAGGTATTATTGCAAAAACCTGGGACATTGAATATACTAATGAGGTAAATTTTAAATCAATCGCAGATCAAGTGTGGGGGATGTATATTGAGAATAACAGGTGGTTCACTGAAAGGGTTATCTTTAAAATCGCCGAAGAGTTCTGGGGTAAGACCTACCAGCGATAA
- the rsmD gene encoding 16S rRNA (guanine(966)-N(2))-methyltransferase RsmD, whose protein sequence is MRITGGSLKGLSLKSPKSSGVRPTSDKVRSAIFSKLYDKINNATVLDLFAGSGAFGIEALSRGAKEVVFVDKDTRSLKSNLSLIKLSNFKVIKGDVFKVLNKLKLDFNIIFIDPPYGRVDSKRLLTTIFKNQIIANDGILIYEESIRTEFEVIDKFCLIDEKRYGDTKIYYLELAQ, encoded by the coding sequence TTGAGAATAACAGGTGGTTCACTGAAAGGGTTATCTTTAAAATCGCCGAAGAGTTCTGGGGTAAGACCTACCAGCGATAAGGTTAGATCAGCAATATTTTCAAAGCTCTATGACAAAATCAACAATGCTACAGTTTTAGATCTATTTGCTGGATCTGGAGCTTTTGGTATTGAAGCTCTTAGTAGAGGAGCCAAAGAAGTTGTCTTTGTAGACAAAGATACAAGATCATTAAAATCCAATCTCAGTTTAATTAAACTAAGTAACTTTAAAGTAATAAAAGGGGATGTTTTTAAAGTTTTAAACAAACTAAAACTTGATTTTAATATTATTTTTATTGATCCCCCTTATGGCAGGGTAGATTCAAAAAGATTGTTAACAACAATTTTTAAAAATCAAATCATTGCAAATGATGGAATTTTAATATATGAAGAAAGTATTAGAACAGAATTTGAAGTAATAGACAAATTCTGTTTGATAGATGAAAAACGATATGGAGACACAAAAATCTATTATTTGGAGCTTGCTCAATGA
- the coaD gene encoding pantetheine-phosphate adenylyltransferase, with protein MNAIYPGTFDPLTNGHLDIIERGAKMFDSLIVAVAENKRKKPLFTLDERVKMIKESVAHLHNVEIEPFSILLVDFMKEKNVNIILRGLRVVSDFEYELQLALMNRKLYQECETVFLMPNKKYIFLSSSMVREIASLGGDVSCFVPEPVNKYIYRKFHDKRGT; from the coding sequence ATGAATGCGATTTATCCTGGAACTTTTGACCCTCTCACAAATGGCCATTTAGATATTATAGAAAGAGGCGCCAAAATGTTTGATAGCCTAATTGTGGCTGTAGCTGAAAATAAAAGGAAAAAGCCTCTTTTCACCCTGGATGAGCGAGTAAAAATGATTAAAGAATCTGTTGCCCATTTACATAATGTCGAGATAGAACCATTTTCTATATTGCTTGTTGATTTCATGAAAGAAAAAAACGTAAATATTATTTTGAGAGGTTTACGAGTTGTATCAGATTTTGAATACGAATTACAATTAGCCTTGATGAATAGAAAACTTTATCAGGAATGTGAAACGGTTTTTCTCATGCCTAATAAAAAATATATATTCTTAAGCTCAAGCATGGTAAGAGAGATTGCTTCACTTGGTGGAGATGTAAGTTGCTTTGTACCCGAACCTGTGAACAAATATATATATAGGAAATTTCATGATAAGAGAGGAACTTGA
- a CDS encoding deoxyguanosinetriphosphate triphosphohydrolase: MIREELEALEEKYLHSKAAKSIKSKGRKKKEEKCELRTDFQRDRDRIIHSKAFRRLKHKTQVFLSPAGDHYRTRLTHTLEVMQIAKTIAKALRLNEDLVEAIALGHDLGHTPFGHAGEQILSDIIGKPFKHYEHSITVVEKIEKDGKGLNLTYEVLDGILKHSKGKGPIFDEKKLAKTLEGQIVRIADIIAYVNHDLDDAIRAKIISENDIPKNIIKNLGASHGERIHNAVKDVVTSTIKADYEKIMMSDNMLLLIENLREFLFDKVYLCDIIKKEFDKAYKILFDLYKYYEENFDMVPKSFRSITGDKKLSIVYFIAGMTDRYALEEYKSIYIPSYWHI; encoded by the coding sequence ATGATAAGAGAGGAACTTGAAGCTTTAGAGGAAAAATATTTACATTCTAAAGCTGCAAAGTCAATTAAAAGTAAAGGACGGAAGAAAAAAGAAGAAAAATGTGAGCTTAGAACAGATTTTCAAAGAGATAGAGATCGTATAATCCACTCAAAAGCCTTCAGAAGACTAAAGCACAAAACACAAGTTTTCTTATCTCCAGCTGGAGACCATTATAGGACAAGACTCACACACACTTTAGAAGTAATGCAGATAGCAAAAACAATTGCTAAAGCACTTCGTTTAAACGAAGACCTGGTGGAAGCAATAGCATTGGGGCATGATTTGGGTCATACTCCATTTGGACACGCCGGAGAGCAAATTTTATCCGATATTATCGGTAAACCATTTAAACATTATGAGCACTCAATTACTGTTGTCGAAAAAATTGAAAAAGACGGCAAAGGATTAAACCTCACCTATGAAGTATTGGATGGTATCCTAAAACATTCAAAAGGAAAAGGTCCCATTTTTGATGAAAAAAAATTAGCAAAAACCCTTGAGGGGCAAATTGTTAGAATTGCGGATATTATTGCTTATGTAAACCATGATCTTGATGATGCCATAAGAGCAAAAATCATCTCAGAAAATGACATCCCTAAAAATATCATAAAAAATTTGGGCGCATCTCACGGTGAAAGGATCCACAATGCAGTGAAAGATGTAGTAACATCTACAATAAAAGCTGATTATGAAAAGATTATGATGAGCGATAACATGCTATTACTTATCGAAAATTTAAGAGAATTTTTATTTGATAAAGTTTACCTTTGTGATATAATAAAAAAAGAGTTTGATAAAGCTTATAAGATTTTATTTGATTTATACAAGTACTATGAGGAAAACTTTGATATGGTTCCCAAGTCTTTTAGATCTATTACGGGGGATAAAAAACTTTCCATTGTTTATTTTATTGCTGGGATGACAGATAGATACGCTTTGGAGGAATATAAAAGCATATATATCCCTTCATACTGGCATATTTGA